In Candidatus Thorarchaeota archaeon, one DNA window encodes the following:
- a CDS encoding thiolase domain-containing protein (Catalyzes the synthesis of acetoacetyl coenzyme A from two molecules of acetyl coenzyme A. It can also act as a thiolase, catalyzing the reverse reaction and generating two-carbon units from the four-carbon product of fatty acid oxidation), producing MTRFGVLEDSITELAVNAADEAIEDSGSVGNEIDYLIVGSQNPAEFTGVDHLSTLLADYLGVVPAAATRVETGPSSGASAFEEAFALIKAGLADLILVIGVEKMSEVERSTASSILAKMMSYENETRYGATPAALAAMMARRYMHDYGLTREQLSLVPAKAHENGSKNPLAHFQKVITPQQVSDSRTVADPLTLFDCCPTSDGAAAAVVASEGMVRKLNLMDSAAEIAAVGHATDYLAVQHRQSLTSMRATVDAGNRAYAMANMGPNDIDVCEVHDAFSVFELIDMEDLGFAERGKAIHLVEEGYSQVDGTLPVNPTGGLKARGHPTAATGLAQIRDAFDQLIQNAPKALQVESPEVALCHNIGGFGNNMVVTILKR from the coding sequence ATGACAAGATTTGGCGTTCTTGAGGATTCAATTACAGAACTGGCTGTGAATGCAGCTGATGAGGCTATAGAAGACTCTGGGTCTGTTGGGAACGAGATTGATTACCTCATCGTTGGGTCTCAGAACCCGGCTGAATTCACTGGTGTCGACCATCTATCTACACTTCTGGCTGATTATCTTGGTGTTGTTCCTGCTGCTGCAACCCGTGTAGAGACCGGGCCTTCTTCTGGAGCTAGTGCTTTCGAAGAAGCATTTGCCCTAATCAAAGCTGGACTAGCTGATTTGATTCTTGTCATTGGTGTTGAGAAGATGTCTGAGGTAGAGCGAAGTACTGCCTCCAGCATCTTGGCAAAGATGATGTCATATGAAAATGAAACTCGTTATGGAGCCACACCTGCGGCATTAGCAGCAATGATGGCACGTCGATATATGCATGACTACGGTTTGACTCGTGAACAACTATCTTTGGTTCCAGCAAAAGCTCATGAAAATGGTTCAAAGAATCCGCTGGCTCATTTTCAGAAGGTGATTACGCCACAACAAGTAAGCGATTCAAGAACGGTCGCTGATCCACTGACGCTATTTGATTGCTGCCCAACGTCAGACGGAGCAGCAGCAGCCGTTGTTGCATCTGAGGGAATGGTCCGCAAACTGAACTTGATGGATAGCGCAGCAGAGATAGCAGCTGTTGGACATGCAACAGATTATCTGGCTGTTCAGCATCGTCAGTCTCTCACTTCGATGAGGGCAACGGTAGACGCAGGAAATCGAGCCTACGCAATGGCGAACATGGGCCCGAATGACATTGATGTCTGTGAGGTTCATGATGCCTTTTCAGTTTTTGAACTCATAGATATGGAGGACCTTGGTTTTGCAGAACGTGGAAAGGCTATCCACCTAGTAGAGGAAGGCTATTCGCAAGTGGATGGCACGCTTCCTGTCAATCCTACTGGAGGTCTAAAGGCTCGTGGCCATCCGACTGCGGCTACAGGTTTGGCTCAAATACGAGATGCTTTTGACCAACTCATCCAAAATGCGCCCAAGGCATTGCAGGTTGAAAGCCCTGAAGTTGCACTATGTCACAACATTGGAGGATTTGGGAATAACATGGTTGTCACGATTTTGAAACGGTGA